From the Corallococcus exiguus genome, the window GCGGACGGGTTCCGGGGGCGTGTCACGCACCGCCGCGCGGGGCAGCTCCAGGCTGGTGGAGCGCACCGACGCGAGCATCGTGACGGGCCGCTCCTTGAACCAGAAGGACTCGCGCTCGAAGGGATAGGTCGGCAGGCGGAGGAAGTGCCCGTGGGGCGCGAGCAGCCGCTCCAGGAGCAGGCCCAGACCCGCCGCGTGGAGCGCCGCCACGGACGTCAGCATCGCCCCCAGCGCATCCTGGCTCCCACGGAGACAGGACACCGCCAGCACGTCCGTCAGTCCCTGGCGCGCGGCGGCCTCCTCCACCGGCGCGGTCAGCACCGGCTCCGCGCCCAGCTCCACGAAGAGCACGTGGCCCGCGCGCAGCGACTCCTCGATGCCCGGCAACACCTGCGCGGGACGGCGCAGGCACCGCGTCCAGGCGCCGGCGCCCAGGGACTCGCCGTCCAGCACCGTCCCGTCCTCCGAGTACAGGGGCACCGCCGTGGGCCGGGGCATCAGTCCCGCCAGCGCCGCGCTCAGCGCTCCGGCCGCCGCGTCTCCCTTCGCCAGCAGGGCGCCGCACTCACGGGCGACGCGAGCGGCGTCCTCCAGCGACAGCGCTCCCGCGACGTGGGCCGCGGCGATCTCCCCCACTCCCTGCCCGAGCACCGCGCCCGGCTCGACGCCCCACGAGCGCCACAGCTCGGCGAGCGCCACCTGCACTGCGAAGTGCTCACCCACCCCGTCCGCGCCCTGCCCCAACTGGAGCGCGCCGCGACAGCGCTCCAGGGCCTGGGCGAACACCGGACAGTCGCGGCCCAGCGCCGCGAGCCGGGCCCCTGACAACCGGGGCTCCGCGGGGAAGAGGAACACCGGGCGTCCCGGCCTTCCGGCGGTGCCCGTCCATGCGCCCGGAGGCCGGACGTCCTGCTGGAGCGCGCGCAGCTGCTGGAGGGCCTCCTCGCGGGTGCGGACGACGAGCCCCACCCGGTGGTCGTGGTGCGTCCTGCGCAGCGCGGCCGTGGCGCAGACGTCCTCCAGCGTTTCATGCTGGCCGGCGCCGCTCGTCAGGTGGTCCGCCAGACGCCGGGCCACGTTCGACAGCGCCTTGCGGCTGCGGGCGGAGAGCACCAGCAGGTGGGCTCGCTCCGCGCCAGACACGGAGGGCCGTGCTGCGGCCTCCGGGCGCGCGGACTCCAGGGTGCCCAGCACGACGTGCGCGTTGGTGCCGCCCGCGCCGAACGAGCTGACCGCGCCGTAGCGGCGCTCCGCCGGATCCGTCCACGGCGTCGACTCCGTGGGCACGTAGAGGCGCGTGCCATCCAGCGAGATGTGCGGGTTGAGCGCCTGGAAGTGCAGGTTCGCCGGGATGACGCCGTGCTTGAGCGACAGCGCGACCTTGAGGATGCCGACGATGCCGGCGCCCGCCTCCAGGTGCCCGATGTTCGTCTTGATGGAGCCGAGCGCGCAGGGCCGCCGCTCGCCCTCCGCGGCGCCGTAGATTTCGGAGAGGGCCTCCACCTCGATGGGGTCGCCCAACGACGTGCCCGTCCCGTGCGCCTCGACGAGCCCCACCTCCGAGCCGGTGAGCCGCGCGCGCTCCAGCGCCTTGCGGATGACGGCGCGCTGGGCCCCACCGTTGGGAGCCGTGAGGCCGTTGCTGAGTCCGTCCTGGTTGACGGCCGAGCCGTGGATGACGGCCCACACCGGATCCCCGGCCGCGATCGCGTCCGACAGGCGCTTGAGCACCACGACGCCGCAGCCCTCGCCGCGGACGTAGCCATCCGCGCGCGAGTCGAACGTCTTGCAGCGCCCATCCGCCGCCAGCGGCAGGCCCTTGGAGTGCGCCACCGACACCACGGGCGACAGCAGCAGGTTGAGCCCGCCCACGATGGCGGTGGAGCTCTCCCCGTGGCGCAGGCTCTGGCAGGCCTGGTGGACCGCGACGAGCGACGAGGAGCAGGCCGTGTCGAAGGCCATGCTCGGCCCGCGCAGGTCCAGCAGGTACGAGAGCCGGTTGGGGATGATGCAGTTGGTGCCACCCACCAGCGAGTACGTGCCCAGCACCTGCGGCTCGGAGAGCTGGAGCTGGAGGTAGTCGTTCCCATTGGCGCCCACGAAGACGCCGGTGTCCGTGCCCGCGAGCGCCTTCGCGCTCAGGCCCGCGTCCTCCAGCGCGTGCCACGCCACCTCCAGGAAGAGGCGCTGCTGCGGATCCATCTGCTCCGCTTCACGGGGCGAGATGCCGAAGAAGTAAGGGTCGAAGCGGTCGGGCGCGTCCAGGAACGCGCCGTAGCGCATGTGCATCCGCCCCGGTGTGGCCACGTCCGCGTCGTAGTAGCGCGACAGGTCCCAGCGGTCCGCGGGCACCTCGCTGACGGCGTCCACCTTGCCGCGCAGCATCTTCCAGAGGGTCTCCGGAGTCTCCCCGCCCCCCGGGATGCGGCACCCCAGGCCGATGATGGCGATGGGCTCCCGGCCCCGGGACTCCAGGGCCTCGAACCGGGCCCGGAGGTCCTTCAGCGCGTCGAGGCTGCGCTTGAGCAGCGTGGGATCATTCGCGGTGGGCAGTGGGGCCGTCATGGTCAGGACTCCTTGATGAGCTGGTGGACCTGGACGAGCTCGGCCTCCAACAGCCGCTCGAGCTCCAGGTCGGAAGGCAATGCCGCGTCGGCGGGAACGGCGGGTGCGGCGGGCACGGGCGCTGGCGGGACGACGCGCGCCGGAGCGGACCGGGCCGCTGGCGCGGACGAGGCCTGGCTCAGGACGAACCCCGTCAGCGCCTCCACCGTGGGGTGATTCCAGAGCGCGGTGGCGGAGAGCCGGATGCCGGTGCGCGCCTCGATGCGGTTGCGCAGCTCCAGCGACATGACGGAGTCCATGCCCAGGGTGCGCAGCGGCTGGTCCACGGGGACGCGCGCCGGGGCCAGCTTGAGCACCGTGGCCACCACCTGCCGCAGCTCGTCCTCGGCGCGGGCCCGCCGCCGCGAGGGCTCCAGCGCGCCCAGCTCGTCGAACAGCGTCCGGGACGGAGCGGCGGCCGGGCGGGCCTCGTCATTCCGGGCGACGGCGGGCCGAGCCACGTCGAGCACGCGGACCTTCAGCCCGTCGACGTGGAACAGGGGCTCGCCCGCGTCGGTGAACGCCACCACGTCCACCAGGAACACCGGGCCCTCACCGCCCGGACGGCGCTGCGCGTGGACGTGGAAGGCCCCCTCAGGGAGGCGGTGGACCGCGAAGCCGTCCACCCCGACGCTGATGAGCTGCCGGCCCCGGAACACGAGGCTGGGCGGCAGCGTGGCGATGGAGAGCTGGAGCGCGGAGTCGATGCAGGCCACATGGGCCAGCTCCGGGTCCACGGAGGCCGCGGGCGGAAGGATGCGCCCCAGCGCCTGCGCCTCGCGGGACCAGACGCAGTCCACGCCACGGAAGGCGGCGCGGTACTCCAGCCCGCAGCCCGCCAGCAGTTCGTAGTACCGCACGGAGTCCAGCAGCATCGCCGCGGAGCCACGCAGCGAGTCCCGGAGCGCCAGCGCCTCCTGCGCCCGCTCCCGGCCCACCGCCGCCGCGGGCCCCGTGTCCACCAGGGCCCGAGCGTGGGGCACCCACGTGCGGCCCTCGCCCTGGGAGAACACCTGGAGCTCGCGCTGCGCGTCGCGCACGGAGAGCACGGTCTGCACGCGCGGCGCGGGCTCGGAGCCCAATATCAGCGGCTGCGGGAAGGCGATGTCCCTCAGCGCCACGGGCGCGGCCCCCAACGCCTCCTTCGCGGCCCCCAGCGCCATGGACAGGAAGACGGCGCCGGGAACCACGGCGTCACCGCCCACGCGGTGGTCGGCGAGGAAGCCGGACACGTCCGCGCCCCACTCGGCCTGCCAGTGGTGCAGCCGCGGCTCCAAGGCGGACGGGAAGTGGCTGCCCAGGAGCCCCTCAACGCTCGGACGGCTGGCGGCGACGGGGGCACGGACCGCGGGCGCCGCTTCCAGCCAGAAGCGCTCGCGCTGCCAGGGGTAGGAAGGCAGCGGCACGCCGGGGCGCCCCGCGCGGGTGACGGCGCTCCAGACAGGCTCCAGGCCTCGCGTGTAGAGCGCCGCCACGGAGCGCAGCAGCGTCTCGCGCTCGGACTCGTTGCGCCGCAGCGACGGCAGCACCTCGCCCGGCTGATCCACGTCCGCCAGCTCCTGCTCCACGGCGGGCAGCAGGATGGGATGCGGGCTCATCTCGATGAAGACGTCGTGTCCCGCCTCGCGCGCGCGCCGGACCGCCGAGGCGAAGAGGACGGGGTCGCGCAGGTTGCGCACCCAGTAGCCCGCGTCGAAGTCGCGGCCGTCCGTCACCGCGTCCAGGACCGTGGAGTGGATGGGCACCGCCGACGGCGAGGGCTGCACGCCCGCCAGCACCTCCAGCAGCTCGCCCTTCAGCGCGTCCATCTGCGGGCTGTGGGAGGCGACATCCACCTTGACCCAGCGCCAGAAGACGCCGCGGGCCTGGAGCGCCTGGGAGATGACCTCCAGCGCCTGTGGCTGGCCCGACAGCACGGTGGAGCGGGAGCTGTTGCTCACGGCCACGGCGACCTGCGCCTCGTGGCCGCGCAGGACCTCCCGGGCCTCGTCCAGCGTCAGCTCCGCGGCGAGCATCGCGCCCTGCCCGCTCACCCGGCGGAGCAGCTGACTGCGGCGGCAGATGATCCGCGCGGCGTCCGCCAGGTTCAGCGCGCCCGCGACATACGCCGCCGCGACCTCGCCCATGCTGTGGCCGATGACCGCCTTCGGCCGCACGCCCCACGAGCGCCAGAGCGCGGCCAACGCCACCTCCACGGCGAAGAGCACCGGCTGCACCACGTCCACCCGGGCCATCCGCGACGCGGCCTCGGACGCCTCCAGCTCCTCCAGCACGGACCAGCCGGTGAGCGCGTGGATGGCGGCGTCGCACCGCCCGAGCTCCGCGCGGAAGGCCGGCTCGTCGCGCAAGAGCTGCCGGGCCATTCCGTGCCACTGCGAGCCCTGCCCCGGGAAGACGAACACCACCGAGGGCGCCTTCGCGAGCGCCGGAGTCACCAGCCGCTCATGGGGCTCGCCCCGGGCGAACGCGTCCAGCGCCTGGGCCAGGTCCTCCCCTCCGCGCGCGACCACCGCCAGCCGCTCCGCGTGGTGCGTCCGGCGCAGCGCGGCCGTGGCGGCGACGTCCTCCACCTGCGTCCAGGGCGCGTGGCGAAGCGTCCCGGCCACGCGCGCCGCCAGCTCCCGGAGCGCCTGCGGGGTATGGGCGGACAGCGGCACCAGCGAGTCGCGGGCGACGGGGGCAGCCGCCCCCGCGCATCCCAGACGGAACAGCGTGGCGCGCGCTTCGTACAGGGCCAGCCGCTCGTCCTCGTCCCGCGTGGTGGACGGCAGGACGACAGGGGGCGGCTGCCGGCCCTCGGCGGCCTGCTGCAGGGCTCCCACCAGCACGGGGTGCGGGCTGAGCTCCACCAGCGCGTCCACGCCGTCGGCCACCAGCGACGCGAGCACCGGGGCAAGCCACACCGGCGTGCGCAGGTTCTGGCCGAAGTAGCGCCCGTCCACCTCCGGCCCCTCCACCCGCCGCCGCAGCGCGGTGGAGATCATCGGCAGGCGCGCGGGCTTCGGACGGAGCCCGGCGAGCACCGTCTCCAGCTCCGGGAGGATCTCGTCGATCTGCGGGCTGTGCGCGGCGACGTTCACGCGGATCCGCGCGCACAGCTCCTTGCGGCGCTTGAGCTCCGCGAGGAGCGCATCGAGCGCGGCCGGGTCTCCGGACAGCACGGTGGACCGGGGACCATTGTGGCCGGCCAGCACCACCGCCCCACCCGTGGCCTCCAGGAGCCCGGTCAGCGCGTCGGGCGGCAGGTTGACCACGGCCATGCCGCCCCGGTCCGCCAGCAGCTTCTGCAGGCGGCTGTAGTGGTGGATGACGAGCGCCGCCTCCTCCAGGTCGAGGATGCCCGCGATGTGCGCGGCGGCGATCTCCCCCAGGCTGTGCCCCACGACGACGTCCGGGGTGATGCCCCAGGCGCGCCACTGCTCCGCCAGGGCCACCTGGAACGCGAAGAGGAGCGGCTGCACCACGTCCACGTCGTCGTAGCGGGCAATGCCCTCCGCCTTGAACAGCTCCTCCCGGAGCGACTGGCCGGAGTGGACCGCCAGGGCCGCGTCCACGCGCTCGAAGGCCGCGCGGAAGGCGTCCTCCGTGAGCAGCATGCGCCGGCCCATGCCCACCCACTGGCCGCCCTGCGGAGCGCAGACGAAGGCCACCTTCGGAGGCCGGCCAGGCGCCGTCCCCAGCGTCACCGTCCCCGCCACGCCGTCCAGGAACCCGCTCAAGCGCGCCACCAGCTCGCCCCGGGTGCGCACGCACACGGTGAGCCGCTCCGGGCCGGAAGCCTCCGGCGCCAGCACCGCGTGGAGCGCGTCGAGCGGCACCCCGGCCCGCAGGGCGTCGAGCGCGCGGCGGGCCTCGTCCTTCAGGGCCTCGGCTCCGGACGCCGCCAGCCCCACCCAGGTGAGCCGCGACGGCGGGGCCTCCTGGAGCACGACGTGGGCGTTGGTGCCGCCCCAGCCGAACGCGCTGACCCCCGCCACGGCCAACCCGTCCGGCACCGGCCACGCGCGGGTCTCACGCGAGACCTCCAGCCGGAGTTCCTCGAAGGGGATGAGCGGGTTGGGCCGCGTGAAGTGGAGGCTGGGCACCACCGTGCGCTGCTCGACGCACAGGCAGGCCTTGAGGAAGCCGGCGATGCCCGCGGCCCCCTCCAGGTGGCCGATGTTGGTCTTCACCGAGCCAATGACCAGCGGCGGGCCCGCCCCGCGCGCCTTCGCGAACACGGCCCCGAGCGCGCCCGCTTCAATGGGGTCTCCCAGCGCCGTCCCCGTGCCGTGTGTCTCCACGTAGCCCACCGCGCCGGGCGCCACGCCCGAGCGCGCGTGGACCCGCCGCAGCAGCTTCTCCTGGGCCTCCGGGTTGGGCGCCGTGAGGCCGTTGCTCGGCCCATCGTTGTTGCTGCCCGTGGCGCGGATGACGCAGCGGATGGTGTCGCCAGCGGCGAGCGCGGCGGAGAGTGGCTTGAGGACCACCACGCCCCCGCCCTCTCCGCGCCCGAAGCCGTCCGCGCTCGCGTCGAAGGCCTTGCACACGCCGTCCGGCGACAGGCCACCGAAGCGGGACAGCGCCACCATGGTGTGCGGCGAGGCCATCACGCTGACGCCGCCGACGATGGCCGTGGTGCTCTCCCCCGCCCACAGGCTCTGGCAGGCCAGGTGGACCGCCACCAGTGACGACGAGCACGCCGTGTCGAGGACGAGGCTGGGCCCCTGGAGGCCCAGCACGTACGACAGCCGGTTGGCGATCATGTTGAGCGCCTGCCCGGTGGCCGTGTGCGGCGTGATGCGCCCCGGCTCCGCGCCGCCCAGCTCCGCGTAGTCACGCCAGATGGCGCCGACGAACACGCCCGTCGCCGTCGCGTGCAGCTCGCGCGGGACGATGCCCGCGTCCTCGAGCGCCTCCCACGCCAGCTCCAGGAACAGGCGCTGCTGCGGATCCATCTCCGCCGCCTCGCGCGGGGAGATGCCGAAGAACAGCGGATCGAACCCCGCGATGTCTGGCAGGAACCCGGCGCGGCGCGGCACCGGCGCGCTGCCCCCGCCGCGATCCGCCTGCTGCAGCCGCCCGTCCGCCCAGCGCCCGGAGGGGACCTCCGACACCGCGTCGCGCCCGGTGCGCAGCAGCTCCCAGAACGCGGTGAGGTCCGCCGCGCCCGGAAGGCGGCAGGCCATGCCCACCACCGCGATCGGCTCGTCGCGGGCCACGGAAGGCCCGGCGGCCTCCACGTGAGCCGTGGCGTCCGCGTCACCCGTGGACAGGTGCCGCAAGAGCGCGTCCACGCTGGGGTGGCGCCAGAAGACCGTGGGAGACACGTCGCGTCCCGCCAGCTCCGACAGCGCCCGGCCGAGCGCCACCGCACCCAGCGAGTCCAGCCCGTAGTGGCTGAAGGGCCGGCGGGAGTCGATCTGCTCTGGCGACAGGCCGTTGCGGCGCGCCAATGCCTCCAGCAGGTGTGACCTGAGCGCGGACAGCACGGACGCGTCCGTCACAGGATCAGAGATCGTCGGCGCACCCATGGCATTTCCCCCTGTCAGCCCTTCCCCAAGGGCCCGGTTTCCACGTCAGCGCAAGGCAGACCCCACCCGCGCCTGAAGCCACTCAAGACACGACAAGACCGTCACCGCGAACGCGGACTCGCGCGCCAGCGCGAAGGGCCTGGGCGCGAAACATCGGATGTCTGGGAGGAAGCCCTGGGACCTGGCCCGGGGCCTCCGAGCACTACGCCTGGCGCGCCGCCGCCCCGGACGGGCGGGTCCACGCGAATTCCTTCAGCGCCGGCTCCAGCTCCACGCCGCCCAGGTGGTTCGCGTAGTTCACCAGCACCTGCTGGGAGAGGGCCAGGATGACGTCGAGCGCGTTGGCGCTCGTGAAGCCCTGGGCCGTGAACCGGCTCCAGAGGTCGTCTCCCACGGTCCCCTTCTCACGGACCACCGTCCGGGTGAACTCCGCGAGCAGCTCCAGCCGTGGATCCGGCAGCGTCGTCCCCGACCGGAGCGCGGCCACGAGCGCATCCGGAACCTGGAGCTTGCGACACAAGAAGCTGTGGAAGGCCATGCAGTACGAACAGTCGTTCTCCCAGCCGATGGTCATGATGACCACCTCGCGCTCCACGGCGCCCAGGGAGGACTGGGCCAGCAGCGGCCCCATCTGCGCGAAGGCCTGCGTCACGCCGGGCGACTCCGCGATGAGCCCCAGCAGGTTCGAACGGAAACCGGCGGACTTCTCCACCGCGGCCAGCACCGGACGGGACTGCTCCGGCGCGCTCTCAATCGTATGAATCCTCAGTCGCCCCAAGACTCACCCTCCCCAAAAATGGAATGTTGGATTCAGTTGACAATGCCACCGCGAGAAATCCGTTTCAACAAAGAATCACATCCATTTCAATTTTCCCTTGCGCACTTCGCGCCTGATTTATGGGGATTTTATGTATGATTATTTCTCCATAAATCACACGTGATTTCGTGGACTTACGATTCCCGGAGAAGAATCGACAGGTCCGGCGTAACGCCGGCCTGGGGTCGCGACCTTAATGACTGGCAAGCCGCAATCATGCGGCCTCAGGAGTTCTCAATGTCCCGTCTGAACCTTGTCGACGCTTCGCACGCCACGCTCAAACCCATCAAGGAGAAGCTGGGCGCCAACCTGCCTCCGCCGGTCCGGGTGCTTGCCAATTCGCCCGCGGCGATGAGCGCCTTCTTCGCGCTGCACGGGACGCTGGGCCAGGGGCAGCTGACGCCGCGCGTCCGCGAGCAGATCGCGCTCGCGGTGGGCAACGCGCAGGGCTGCCGCTACTGCGTCTCGCACCACACCCAGCTGGGCCGCAAGACGGGCCTCTCTGATCAGGAGCTGGATCAGGCGCGCTCCGGCAAGGCGCCGGACGCCAAGGTGGAGGCGGCGCTCCAGTTCTCCCGTCAGATCGCGGCGCGGCGCGGCGCGGTGACGGACGCGGAGCTGGCGGCGGTGCGTGCCGCGGGCTGGACCGACGGTGACGTGGTGGAGATCCTGGCGCAGGTCGTCGCCACCACCTTCGGCAACTACCTCAACCACCTGGCCCAGACGGAGATCGACATCCCGCCCGTGGACCTGGTCCCAGCGGCGGTCATCGACGGAATCCACGCGTGACAGCGACCTTCGAGCCCGGGGCCCGCTTTCCCGACCTGGAGTTGCGGGACGGGACAGGCAAGCCCACGCGGCTGGGCGAGGCCATGGGCGGCGAGGCGGCGGTGGTGTTCTTCCTCCGCAACGCCGCCTGTCCGGTGTGCCGCAACCACTTGAAGACGCTGGCGAAGCGCCAGGGCGACATCGCGGCGAACCAGGCGAAGGTGATCTCGGTCATCCCGGATGGGCCCGAGGAGGCGCGGGAGCTGGCCACCTGGCTGGGGGTGCCGGTGCCGGTGCTGACCAGCGGGACGGGCACGCACGCGGAAGCGGGCCTGGAGCCGATCTTCTGGGGCAAGCTGCAACCGAGCGGCACCGTGCTGCTGGCCCCCTCCCGAGAGGTCGTCTACGGGAGGCAGTCCGCCCTGCCGCCGCTGGGCTTCAACGAGAAGGAGCTGATGACCGCGCTCGCGCGTGGGGCGCATCGCCCGGCTTAGGCGACGGCACAAGTCATCATGCGTCATCCGGGTCTTCCGGCCTTCCCCCTTCGGCGGCTTTCGCCGAAGGGGGTTAGGATGGCGGAGCCATGCCTGATGACAGCTCCCCGGACGCCGCCACCGAGCGCGCCCAGTTCCTTTCCTGGATCACCCTGCTCGTCCACCAGCACCGTGCGCGACTGGTGACGAGCGCGAGGCGCCGGGGTCTGCCTCCCGAGGACGCGCTCGATTGCGTCCAGGACGCCTTCGTCACCTTCCTGCGGATGCCGGAGGCCACGACCTTGTCGGCCCGCTCCAGCGAGGTCGAGCGCCTTCTGTCGACGCTGGTGGCCCACGCCGCGTTGAATCAGCGGCGCAAGCTGGCGCGCCGGGCGCTGCCGACCGAGATCGAACTGTCCGAGGTGGCCTCCGACCTGCCTTCAGCGGACACGCTGGTGGCGGAGGCGGAGGCGCGGGTGAGCCTGGTGCGCTGTGTCCAGCAGTTGTCGCAGATGCAGCAGGCGGTGATCCGCCTCCGGCTCCTGGACGAGTGTCCGGGCGAGGAGGTCTCCACGCTGCTGGAGATCTCGCCGGAGAACGCCCGCATCCTCCTGTTCCGCGCGCGCCAGCGCCTGCGGGAGTGCCTGGTGCTGGCGATGAAGGACCCGGGGCCGCCCGACATGGCCGCCGCGGAGACCGCGCCGCGGTCCCTGCAGGACAGTGCCAGCGACCAGCGCCTCCGACAGTCCTGAGCGAGCGCTACAGCACTTCCGCGCGCAGGTCGGGGAACACCTTCCCCACCTTTCCGAGCAGGTAGGCCCCGTACGTGCCCCGGAAAGAGTGCACGCTCTGCCGGTCCCACCGCTCCGCGTGGTCGTCCGCGCCCGCGTCCTTCAAAGCGGGTGAGTCGATGGCCGCGATCTCCGCCGTCCAGTCGGGGTCGAAGAAGAACGGCAGCGACAGCCGGTCACGGCCGGCGCGGTTGAGCACCCGATGCGGCGTGGAGCGGTACACACCGCGCGTCATCCGGTCGAGCATGTCGCCGATGTTGCACACGAACGCGTCCTCCACCGGCGGCGCGTCCACCCACCGCGTGTGCCCGTCCTGGCGCGTCTTCACCTGGAGCCCGCCCGCGTCGTCCTGCTTGAGGATGGTGAGCACGCCGTAGTCGGTGTGCTCGCCCACGCCCCACACCGGCAGACCTTGCGCATCCGCCTCCGGGCCCGGCGGGTAGTTGAAGATGCGGAACAGCACCGTCGGATCCGCCATGTACCGAGCGGCGAAGAAGTCCGCCTCCAGGTCCAGGCTGAGCGCGATGCCGGACATCAACGCGTGTCCCAGCGACGTCAGCGCCGCCATGTACGCCAGCACCGCGCCGCCCAGCCCGTCCGGCTCAAGGGGGAACAGGTTGGGTCCATGCAGCGGAGTGCCGGCGCGCACGCGAGGGTCGTCCGGCGACAGCTCCGTGCCGAAATACAACCCCTCCTTGCGATCCGGCCGGCCCGACGTGAGCTCCCC encodes:
- a CDS encoding isopenicillin N synthase family dioxygenase, producing the protein MDTVPLIDVRALVDPTSSPQARREVAARMGAACRNTGFFYVVGHGVDVGLQTRLEALARDFFARPEEEKQRVRMALGGRAWRGFFPVGGELTSGRPDRKEGLYFGTELSPDDPRVRAGTPLHGPNLFPLEPDGLGGAVLAYMAALTSLGHALMSGIALSLDLEADFFAARYMADPTVLFRIFNYPPGPEADAQGLPVWGVGEHTDYGVLTILKQDDAGGLQVKTRQDGHTRWVDAPPVEDAFVCNIGDMLDRMTRGVYRSTPHRVLNRAGRDRLSLPFFFDPDWTAEIAAIDSPALKDAGADDHAERWDRQSVHSFRGTYGAYLLGKVGKVFPDLRAEVL